A window of the Pangasianodon hypophthalmus isolate fPanHyp1 chromosome 12, fPanHyp1.pri, whole genome shotgun sequence genome harbors these coding sequences:
- the tnrc6ba gene encoding trinucleotide repeat-containing gene 6B protein isoform X2, whose product MEDKKRKKEDKRKRETSQKVVEQKNKVPELTKTPSAQSPAVPSSVSPSPGPISSTTSSTATPAAGAPPQGGNNAKRSAVANGQPSPSTQAPQRYMPREVPPRFRCQQDHKVLLKRGQPPLSSMLLGGGNSGGDSPNATVAAASDTSLGSAGPAASSLPHTSSSSSIAASSTTTNYANSMWGVSSGSQPLSQGREKVIVDGSDLEEWPSIAAGDGARTGDKAVSGGADGNGMPNCSASWGERQQAKVVGGVNEGGKGVSSGSPSPPTSSCSTNECMQPSSVVWGSQGATGGNSVAAGSLPSVSKASPLSGTECSIGVNCGFPGANFNPNANPSAWPALVPDGAGAAATEGGSTPLQSSTSLSANNSISVNQASHQHQLHQMQYRDIEPSCREWGGTALEPGAGPKNTAVMDGGDGDCGSTGGGDLSASSSSSSTSSSAWRAQPFPANSKTGASRTDAWEGGAGGSTVSADGGNSWGFSGQDDRGGPVGGSTWGTGSQGAWNGGVGEWGNSSSVGNPGGGNGDGSSSNSSTSGGSAGNPSVSSSTASTMTRAWDNQKGSVEGGTGDSNEWGGQGTRGGGGTSSSSGGGNSRNGNQHHGHHRSHQPPNVEVALQNLLSRPDLDPRVLSNSGWGQTQIRQNVAWDLEGEVGTPGGARSSAPSHVPPYSTVTSTTAPSSSSLHPGQSQNTNLNSTSVLTPQSVSPRDGWDNSSSSSSSTSSLPNRGPQPAANSIQNPGVSQSGSGVGQLAGGQNKPSGGWGELSPSESQGKGWSSEGPEWREQVKGSGSSGWGDFRQGTQVGGGEEWGNNQDEKGTGGWNEMGRGDGGNWGKRSSSEWGDRETKASSGNWGDGKDNGGTRVDSEVGTWGSWDEGTPRKAWGAGGTDTAGVGGGADLGSKSHSGWGGNVHTSQMPNSQSTSLKGQAQQQQQSQPQQSQSLDTGAMQGGWGRQGGPSAPSQSSGWTSGPIPQISSGPGSSSEPSGWEEPSPQSISRKKEIDDGTSAWGDPNNYNYVNYWDKNNGSSGQAQPMQSQQQGPPPMPGRVPTSLGNRDMNLSHSSNKGPAMAPSGWGRSSSPSSPCVDNGTAAWGKPADTSTGWGDPDDAGNASGWGNPPNPIKSGSKSMQEGWGEREGSVSASRHSSWEEEDEGGVMWNSAGSQGSSSSYNSGGWGGKKANKGSVKGSDSWMNPMTRQFSNMGLMGEDPSGRPLDLAPGPPQDKKMDGDKRGMGLSDYNGEMRKGGRGGGGGVVFRSPGSKEVGPAETGPYYDKTLPFTNQDGCLGEEGPCSSYSPPSVFKPSPLYNHPNPPRQMGGHIFGSGGGMAQPRHQPGMPPINPTVRAQVPHQFLSPQVPGSVLKQMPPPSGGVGAVGGGVFPPQLSPQHIAMLSSIYPPHIQFQLACQLILQQQPQQQQQQQLLQNQRKFPQNVRQQADPQQLARIMAVLQQQRQQQQQVGNVGGSSKLSPSHLGSGSQKMPMSDSLSHPGLGGSVADLHQKSSPAYSGFGSGVSLSGLELGSMAGGPGGLKEGGGQQSRFKWMMEGHLPAPSSPDDALHKNGPIATPLKRGGSPYSQYDVLGAEGLGGPLQGSSDSWQRTPGNKMGTKTGTSSWPPEFQPGVPWKGIQSVDPESDPYMTPGSMLSSPAVSSLSDTEHQLLRDNTESNPSLNTLLPSPGAWPYSASDSPLNNAHNSAKYAEYKPSWPPEPIGHNKPWKTNRNTSQLPRPPPGLTNQKQPSASPWAGGAPRFGRGWGGSGGSQETRYGSGSAWSDGGASRGSCWLLLSNLTPQIDGSTLRTICMQHGPLLTFHLGLTQGSALIRYSTRQEAAKAQSALHMCVLGNTTILAEFVSEDEVARYFAHSQGGSTSGGGPPGAAGSSSVGAVGTVGTGSSGERERAGGSSSTGGGGNGGGVVPAGSSWQSLDGTGGSPDPVSVQAPGLNIFAQWSNGAGGGSASSNAAAVEPGRQGLWAAMPAGYPSSSLWGSPALEDRHQMSSPAALLPGDLLGGGSDSL is encoded by the exons ATGGAAGacaagaaaaggaagaaagaagataAAAGGAAAAGGGAAACCTCACAGAAG GTGGTCgagcaaaaaaacaaag TGCCAGAACTGACCAAGACCCCATCTGCCCAATCTCCTGCCGTCCCCAGCTCAGTCTCTCCCAGCCCTGGCCCTATCTCTTCTACAACATCCTCCACTGCCACCCCGGCTGCTGGTGCCCCCCCTCAGGGTGGGAACAATGCTAAGCGGTCGGCGGTGGCCAACGGACAGCCCTCCCCCAGTACCCAGGCCCCACAGCGCTACATGCCCCGTGAAGTGCCCCCTCGATTCCGTTGCCAGCAGGACCACAAAGTGCTACTGAAGAGGGGCCAGCCACCATTGTCCTCCATGCTGCTGGGAGGAGGCAACAGTGGGGGAGACAGCCCCAATGCAACAGTGGCCGCTGCCTCAG atacCAGCTTGGGTTCTGCAGGTCCAGCTGCTTCCTCTCTGCCCCAcacatcatcctcctcatcaatCGCtgcttcttctactactacaaATTATGCAAATTCCATGTGGGGGGTGAGCTCTGGTAGCCAACCCCTCTCTCAGGGCAGGGAGAAGGTGATAGTGGATGGGTCAGACCTGGAGGAATGGCCTAGTATTGCTGCTGGGGATGGAGCCAGGACAGGAGATAAAGCTGTTTCTGGAGGTGCAGATGGCAATGGAATGCCAAACTGTAGTGCCTCATGGGGTGAAAGACAACAAGCGAAAGTTGTGGGAGGAGTAAATGAAGGCGGGAAAGGTGTAAGTTCTGGTAGCCCCTCCCCACCTACATCCTCCTGTTCAACCAATGAATGTATGCAGCCTAGTAGTGTTGTTTGGGGGTCCCAGGGAGCCACAGGTGGAAATTCAGTAGCAGCAGGATCATTGCCCTCCGTATCCAAAGCCTCCCCTCTTTCAGGAACTGAGTGCTCCATTGGTGTCAACTGTGGGTTTCCAGGTGCCAACTTTAACCCTAATGCCAACCCCTCTGCCTGGCCAGCCCTGGTACCAGATGGGGCTGGGGCAGCTGCAACAGAGGGTGGCTCCACTCCTCTCCAAAGCTCAACATCATTGTCTGCCAACAACTCTATTTCTGTGAATCAAGCCTCTCATCAGCACCAACTTCACCAAATGCAATATAGAGACATAGAGCCATCCTGTAGAGAATGGGGTGGTACAGCACTGGAGCCAGGAGCAGGaccaaaaaacacagcagtgatGGATGGGGGTGATGGAGACTGTGGAAGTACTGGGGGAGGGGATCTTTctgcatcttcttcttcttcctccaccTCTTCATCTGCTTGGAGAGCTCAGCCTTTTCCTGCAAATTCCAAAACGGGTGCCTCAAGAACTGATGCATGGGAGGGTGGAGCTGGGGGTAGTACTGTATCTGCTGATGGGGGAAACTCATGGGGGTTCAGTGGACAGGATGACAGAGGAGGGCCTGTGGGTGGGAGTACATGGGGCACTGGATCTCAGGGAGCATGGAATGGGGGAGTTGGGGAATGGGGTAATTCAAGTAGTGTTGGCAATCCAGGTGGGGGAAATGGAGATGGCTCAAGCAGTAACAGCAGCACCAGTGGTGGTAGTGCTGGAAACCCTTCAGTTTCTTCCTCCACAGCTTCAACTATGACAAGAGCTTGGGACAATCAGAAAGGTTCTGTAGAGGGAGGAACAGGAGACTCCAATGAGTGGGGAGGACAGGGCACCAGGGGTGGAGGAGGTACCTCATCCTCCAGTGGTGGGGGAAACTCAAGAAATGGCAATCAGCACCATGGCCACCACCGCTCTCATCAGCCTCCAAATGTTGAAGTGGCCTTACAGAATCTGCTCAGCCGTCCTGACCTGGACCCCAGAGTGCTGTCCAACTCAGGATGGGGGCAGACACAGATCCGACAGAATGTGGCATGGGACTTGGAAGGAGAAGTAGGAACACCAGGTGGAGCTAGATCTTCTGCTCCAAGCCACGTTCCACCATACTCTACTGTCACTTCAACCACTGCCCCATCATCCTCATCTTTGCATCCTGGTCAATCTCAGAACACCAATCTGAACTCCACTTCAGTCCTCACACCCCAATCTGTCTCACCCCGTGATGGCTGGgataacagtagtagtagcagcagcagtactTCCTCTCTGCCTAATCGAGGTCCACAGCCAGCTGCTAACAGTATCCAAAACCCTGGTGTTTCACAGTCTGGTAGTGGAGTGGGTCAGTTAGCAGGGGGGCAGAACAAGCCTTCAGGAGGCTGGGGAGAGTTAAGCCCATCTGAGAGTCAAGGGAAAGGTTGGAGCAGTGAGGGTCCGGAGTGGAGAGAGCAGGTAAAAGGGAGTGGATCAAGTGGATGGGGAGATTTTAGACAGGGTACTCAAGTAGGAGGTGGTGAAGAGTGGGGTAATAATCAGGATGAAAAAGGGACTGGAGGTTGGAATGAAATGGGTAGAGGGGATGGCGGGAACTGGGGCAAGAGAAGTAGTAGTGAATGGGGGGACCGGGAGACCAAAGCAAGCAGTGGGAATTGGGGTGATGGGAAGGATAATGGAGGTACACGTGTAGACTCAGAAGTAGGTACATGGGGAAGCTGGGATGAAGGCACACCAAGGAAAGCTTGGGGAGCAGGAGGTACTGACACAGCTGGAGTTGGGGGAGGGGCTGACCTGGGTAGCAAATCTCACTCGGGTTGGGGTGGGAATGTACACACTTCACAGATGCCAAACAGCCAGTCGACCTCTCTGAAAGGTCAGgcacaacagcagcaacaatcACAGCCCCAGCAATCACAGTCACTGGACACAGGGGCCATGCAAGGGGGCTGGGGAAGACAAGGAGGTCCTTCAGCCCCAAGCCAAAGTTCAGGATGGACCTCAGGGCCCATACCCCAAATATCTAGTGGCCCTGGGAGCAGTTCAGAGCCAAGTGGCTGGGAGGAACCTTCTCCACAGTCTATTAGTAGGAAAAAGGAAATAGACGATGGAACGTCTGCCTGGGGTGATCCCAATAACTACAACTATGTCAATTATTGGGACAAGAATAATGGCTCATCTGGACAGGCACAACCAATGCAGTCTCAGCAGCAGGGACCTCCACCTATGCCAGGAAGAGTGCCTACAAGCCTTGGGAACAGGGACATGAACCTCTCACATTCTTCCAATAAGGGCCCAGCAATGG CTCCATCCGGATGGGGCAGAAGCAGCTCTCCCTCTAGTCCATGTGTTGACAATGGCACTGCAGCTTGGGGCAAGCCCGCTGACACATCCACAGGCTGGGGTGATCCAGATGATGCTGGGAATGCATCAGGCTGGGGAAATCCCCCCAACCCAATCAAGTCTG GTTCAAAGTCTATGCAAGAAGGCTGGGGTGAGAGAGAAGGCTCTGTCAGTGCCTCTCGTCACTCTAGctgggaggaggaggatgagggcGGTGTTATGTGGAACAGTGCTGGATCTCAAGGCAGTAGCTCTTCATACAACTCTGGGGGCTGGGGAGGCAAGAAGGCTAACAAG GGTTCAGTAAAAGGTAGCGACTCTTGGATGAACCCTATGACCAGACAGTTTTCAAACATGGGGCTTATG GGAGAGGACCCCAGTGGCCGTCCTTTGGATCTGGCTCCTGGCCCTCCCCAGGATAAAAAGATGGATGGCGATAAACGAGGTATGGGTTTGAGTGACTACAACGGAGAGATGCGCAAAGGAGGGCGTGGAGGCGGAGGAGGAGTAGTCTTCCGTTCACCTGGTTCCAAAGAGGTGGGGCCTGCTGAGACTGGGCCTTATTATGACAAG ACCTTGCCTTTCACCAATCAGGATGGGTGCCTTGGGGAGGAGGGGCCTTGTTCTTCATATTCTCCGCCCTCTGTCTTCAAGCCCTCTCCCCTCTACAACCACCCCAATCCCCCTAGACAA ATGGGTGGTCATATATTTGGAAGTGGTGGTGGAATGGCACAGCCCAGGCACCAGCCCGGGATGCCACCCATTAACCCAACTGTGCGAGCGCAAGTGCCTCATCAGTTCCTGTCACCTCAG GTGCCAGGCTCTGTGCTGAAGCAGATGCCTCCTCCGAGTGGGGGTGTTGGAGCAGTGGGTGGAGGAGTTTTCCCTCCTCAGCTGTCCCCACAACATATCGCCATGCTCAGCAGCATCTACCCCCCTCACATCCAGTTCCAGCTG GCGTGTCAGCTGATCCTGCAGCAGCaacctcagcagcagcagcagcagcagctcttacagAACCAGCGCAAGTTCCCTCAGAATGTGCGTCAGCAAGCTGACCCCCAGCAG CTTGCAAGAATCATGGCTGTACTCCAGCAGCAGagacagcagcaacagcaggtGGGCAATGTAGGGGGAAGCTCGAAACTTTCGCCATCTCACCTTGGTAGTGGTAGCCAAAAAATGCCCATGTCTGATTCGCTGTCTCACCCTGGACTGGGAGGCTCAGTGGCAGACCTGCATCAAAAATCATCACCTGCATATTCAG GGTTTGGTTCTGGTGTGAGTCTGTCTGGTCTTGAGTTGGGGTCCATGGCCGGTGGTCCAGGTGGATTGAAAGAAGGTGGGGGACAGCAATCCCGCTTTAAATGGATGATGGAGGGTCACTTGCCAGCTCCCTCTTCTCCTGATGATGCACTTCACAAAAACG GCCCTATTGCTACCCCTCTGAAGAGAGGAGGCTCCCCGTATTCTCAGTATGATGTATTGGGTGCTGAAGGTTTGGGTGGCCCTCTCCAAGGGTCCTCAGACAGCTGGCAGAGAACTCCTGGAAACAAAATGGGAACCAAGACTGGAACATCCAGCTGGCCTCCAG AATTCCAGCCAGGGGTGCCATGGAAAGGAATACAGAGTGTTGATCCTGAATCTGACCCCTACATGACCCCTGGGAGTATGCTGAGTTCACCTGCAGTGTCAAGCCTCAGTGATACTGAGCACCAGTTGCTAAGAGATAACACGG aATCGAACCCCTCCCTAAACACCTTGCTGCCTTCACCTGGTGCCTGGCCCTATAGTGCCTCAGACAGCCCCCTCAACAATGCACACAATTCAG CTAAGTACGCAGAGTACAAGCCAAGCTGGCCTCCTGAGCCCATTGGACACAACAAGCCTTGGAAGACCAATCGAAATACATCTCAGCTACCACGCCCACCTCCTggactgaccaatcagaagcagcCCTCTGCGTCCCCATGGGCGGGAGGAGCACCACGATTTGGGAGGGGTTGGGGTGGATCTGGAGGAAGCCAAGAAACCAGATATGGATCTG GCTCAGCGTGGAGTGATGGTGGAGCCTCAAGGGGGAGTTGTTGGCTGTTGCTGAGTAATCTTACTCCTCAG ATTGATGGTTCCACCCTGCGCACTATCTGTATGCAGCATGGTCCTCTTTTGACCTTTCACCTTGGTCTAACCCAGGGCAGTGCTCTGATTCGCTACAGTACTCGCCAAGAAGCAGCCAAAGCTCAGAGCGCACTGCACat GTGCGTTCTGGGCAACACCACAATCCTGGCAGAGTTTGTGAGCGAGGATGAGGTTGCTCGCTATTTTGCACATTCCCAGGGTGGAAGCACCAGTGGAGGCGGACCACCAGGAGCAGCAGGGTCATCGAGCGTAGGTGCAGTGGGCACAGTGGGTACTGGTAgctctggagagagagagcgggcaGGAGGAAGCTCTTCCACGGGAGGTGGTGGCAATGGGGGTGGAGTTGTGCCTGCAGGGTCTAGTTGGCAGAGTTTGGATGGTACGGGTGGCTCCCCAGACCCAGTCTCTGTCCAGGCACCAGGCCTGAACATCTTTGCCCAGTGGAGCAATGGTGCGGGTGGAGGTTCAGCAAGCAGCAATGCGGCAGCCGTGGAGCCGGGCAGGCAAGGGCTATGGGCTGCAATGCCAGCTGGGTATCCGAGCAGCAGCCTGTGGGGATCGCCAGCTCTGGAGGATCGGCATCAGATGAGCAGCCCTGCAGCTCTGCTACCTGGAGACCTGCTGGGTGGAGGCTCTGACTCCCTCTGA